The window GCGTTTACGAGCGGCGGATACTGCCCGTAGAGCGCGGAAGCCTGGCCATCCGGGTAGGTCTTATTTCCGTAGGAATTGAGCACCTGCACCTCATACTGGTTCATCAGGAAGACGCCGCTGTTGCCGTTGTCCTGCCCCTCCCCCTTTGGCGGGTTCGGGCTGGCCCACTCGACGTGGAGCTGCACGTCGCCGAAGCCCCGTGTCGTTTCGATGCCGCCGGCGCCGTCGACCACCTCAAAGTAGCCGTTTTCGACCTTCCAGCGCGCCGGTCGGCCGTCTTTCTGGCTCACCCACCCATCCAGGTTCGCCCCGTCGAAGAGCACGATGGCGTCCGAGGGCGGCAGAATGGGTTGCGCCTGGCCAGCGCCGGTCTGGACGATAGGCGGTTGGGGACGATCGAGGTCGTGCACGTCCCATGCGCTGAGGTCGGGCACGGCCTGCGCGAAACCGGCGTGTGGGGATGCGATACCGGCGAGCAGGAAACCGCAGAAAATAAGGAGTGTACGCTGCATGGTCGTAGGGTGTGATGGGAAGAGTCGGGGCATTAAATATGTTGCACCCGCCCGAAAGCTGCAACCGAAACATAAACTTCTGGATTCATGGGGTTCCGGGTCCGGGGTTCCGAGCATCTCTTGAATTACGCGCCCTACCCTGAACATTGAACCCTGAACCCGGCGGTGTTTAAGTAACCGCCCCATCGGCCGAAGCTTTATCCGGCTCCTCTGCCCGACGAAATGGCGCCTGAAACGGCGTCCAGCCGTCGGAGAATCGTTCATCAGGGTATGGACGCAAAGGGCGTCCGACGCATGTCGCACCGAACTGCCGTTATCTTCGATCTCGATGGGACACTCGTTCAAACCGAGCGCCTCAAAGCCTATTCGTACGCCCGCGCCGCCGTCGCCATCTCGGAGGCGACAGTGAACGAAGAGGAAATAATCGAAGCCTTCAAGGACGTTGTCGGCCGGTCCAGACAGGAAGTCGGCGAGATGCTCATGCGACGATTCGGGCTCGAGTCCGGCGCGCACAAGCTGGCCGTCGAGACCGGAGCCACGTCGCCGCTCGATGCGTACCTGACGGTCCGCCTCCGCATCTACGAAGAGATGCTGGCGGACCCCTTGATGATTCGCAACAACATCTGGCCGCACACCATGGCCCTGCTGCGGCACGTCATCAAAAAAGGATGCGCGATCGGCCTCGCGACGATGTCGCACCGACAGCAGGTCGACCGCGTACTCGACGTGCTCGATATTGCCGACTGCTTTGACGC of the Rhodothermales bacterium genome contains:
- a CDS encoding DUF1080 domain-containing protein, giving the protein MQRTLLIFCGFLLAGIASPHAGFAQAVPDLSAWDVHDLDRPQPPIVQTGAGQAQPILPPSDAIVLFDGANLDGWVSQKDGRPARWKVENGYFEVVDGAGGIETTRGFGDVQLHVEWASPNPPKGEGQDNGNSGVFLMNQYEVQVLNSYGNKTYPDGQASALYGQYPPLVNATRPPGEWQVYDIVFRRPRFAADGSLLTPARVTVIHNGVLVQDNVVLTGPTGHHARPPYEAHEDQLPISLQDHDHPVRFRNIWLRELGNND
- a CDS encoding HAD family phosphatase, with translation MSHRTAVIFDLDGTLVQTERLKAYSYARAAVAISEATVNEEEIIEAFKDVVGRSRQEVGEMLMRRFGLESGAHKLAVETGATSPLDAYLTVRLRIYEEMLADPLMIRNNIWPHTMALLRHVIKKGCAIGLATMSHRQQVDRVLDVLDIADCFDAIATHEDVRVTKPDPEIYLLVAEQLDRRPEECLVIEDSVAGVEAGLAAGMAVVAVSTPFTKDRLNKAGLLPAERLIHDPKLLAGVVDILLQEPRRIPIDH